A single genomic interval of Symphalangus syndactylus isolate Jambi chromosome 18, NHGRI_mSymSyn1-v2.1_pri, whole genome shotgun sequence harbors:
- the LOC134731324 gene encoding P2X purinoceptor 6-like has product MCPQLAGAGSMGSPGATAGWGLLDYKTEKWALLTKKGYQERDLDPQISITTKLKGISVTQIKELGNWLWDVADFVKPPQLGALVLLMGAPFPADSLNTRHAASVCEREACDAKGGCGFSGRASQRSGTWTGLSGMCRRFLVEKGTG; this is encoded by the exons ATGTGCCCGCAGCTAGCAGGAGCTGGCAGCATGGGCTCCCCAGGGGCTACGGCAGGCTGGGGGCTTCTGGATTATAAGACGGAGAA GTGGGCTCTCCTCACCAAAAAAGGCTACCAGGAGAGGGACCTGGACCCCCAGATTTCCATCACCACCAAACTCAAAGGGATTTCCGTGACTCAGATCAAGGAGCTTGGAAACTGGCTGTGGGATGTGGCCGACTTCGTGAAGCCGCCTCAGTTGGGGGCCCTGGTGTTGCTGATGGGAGCTCCTTTCCCTGCTGACAGCTTGAACACCCGCCATGCAGCCAGTGTGTGCGAGAGAGAAGCATGTGATGCCAAAGGCGGCTGCGGGTTCTCAGGAAGGGCTTCACAGAGGAGTGGCACCTGGACAGGACTTTCAGGGATGTGTAGGAGGTTTCTGGTAGAAAAAGGGACGGGTTGA
- the SLC7A4 gene encoding LOW QUALITY PROTEIN: cationic amino acid transporter 4 (The sequence of the model RefSeq protein was modified relative to this genomic sequence to represent the inferred CDS: inserted 2 bases in 2 codons; substituted 1 base at 1 genomic stop codon) encodes MAWGLPSIASLARLCQKLNRLKPLEDSTMYRLLWPYLSTLDLTFLGVGGMMGLGLYVLTGAVAKEVAGPAVLLSFGVAAVASLLAALCYAEFGARVPLTGSAYLFTYVSMGELWAFLIGWNVLLEYIIGGAAVARAWSGYLDSMFSHCIQSFTETHMGSWQVPLLGHHLDFLAAGIILLSSAFVSCGAGVSSWLNHTFSAISLLVILFIIILGFILAQPHNWSAEEGGFAPFGFSGVVAGTAYCFYAFMGFDIVAASSEEAQNPKRSVPLAIAISLAIAAGAYILVSTVLTLMVPWHSLDPYSGIADAFYQRGCRXAGFIVAAGSICAMNSVLLNLLFSLPRIVYAMTADGLFFQVFAHVHPRTQVPVAGTLVFGLLMAFLALLLDLESLVQLLSLGTLLAYTFVATSIIVLCFQKSSPPSSPGPASPGPLTKQHSSFSDHLQLAGTAHTTVPEPGELKPALRPYLGFLDGYSPGAVVTWALGSMLALAITIGCVLVFGNSTLQLPQWGYILLLXAHQQQYREDLFQIPPLIPMVPLIPALSILLNICFMLILSYLTWVCFSIWLLMGLAVYFGYGIQHSKENQRELPGPNSTHDVVFPXGSLEETVQAVQPPSQAPAQDPDPME; translated from the exons ATGGCCTGGGGGCTGCCCAGCATTGCTAGCCTGGCACGCTTATGCCAGAAGCTGAACCGCCTGAAGCCGCTGGAGGACTCCACCATGTATAGGTTACTGTGGCCCTACCTGTCCACACTGGACCTGACTTTTCTGGGCGTGGGTGGCATGATGGGCTTGGGCCTCTACGTGCTCACAGGTGCTGTGGCCAAGGAGGTGGCTGGCCCTGCTGTGCTCTTGTCCTTCGGTGTGGCCGCTGTGGCCTCCCTGCTGGCAGCCCTATGCTATGCAGAATTTGGGGCACGTGTGCCACTCACGGGCTCTGCCTACCTGTTCACCTACGTATCCATGGGCGAGCTGTGGGCCTTCCTCATCGGCTGGAATGTTCTCCTCGAATACATCATCGGTGGCGCCGCCGTGGCCCGTGCCTGGAGTGGCTACCTGGACTCTATGTTCAGCCACTGCATCCAAAGCTTCACTGAGACCCACATGGGTtcctggcaggtgcccctcctgGGCCACCACCTGGACTTCTTGGCTGCTGGCATCATCCTCCTGTCTTCTGCCTTTGTCTCCTGTGGAGCCGGTGTCTCCTCCTGGCTCAATCACACCTTCTCGGCCATCAGCCTGCTTGTCATCCTCTTCATTATCATCCTGGGCTTCATCCTGGCCCAGCCTCACAACTGGAGCGCTGAGGAAGGCGGCTTTGCACCCTTTGGCTTCTCCGGTGTCGTGGCCGGCACTGCCTACTGCTTCTATGCTTTCATGGGCTTTGACATCGTTGCCGCCTCCAGTGAGGAGGCCCAGAACCCAAAGCGGTCCGTGCCTCTGGCCATCGCCATCTCGCTTGCCATTGCAGCTGGTGCCTACATCCTTGTCTCCACCGTGCTAACCCTCATGGTGCCCTGGCACAGCCTGGACCCCTACTCAGGGATTGCAGATGCCTTCTACCAGCGGGGCTGCAGGTGAGCTGGCTTCATCGTGGCAGCTGGCTCCATCTGCG CCATGAACAGCGTCCTGCTCAacctcctcttctccctgccaCGCATTGTCTATGCCATGACCGCCGATGGGCTCTTCTTCCAGGTGTTTGCCCATGTGCACCCCCGGACACAGGTGCCTGTGGCGGGCACCCTGGTGTTTGGGCTCCTCATGGCCTTCCTGGCACTGCTGCTGGACCTGGAGTCACTGGTTCAGCTCCTGTCCCTTGGAACACTCCTGGCCTACACCTTCGTGGCCACCAGCATCATTGTGCTGTGCTTCCAGAAGTCTTCCCCACCCAGctccccaggcccagccagcCCCGGCCCCCTGACCAAGCAGCATAGCTCCTTCTCAGACCACCTACAGCTGGCGGGCACTGCGCACACCACCGTCCCTGAGCCAGGGGAGCTGAAGCCAGCCCTGAGGCCCTACCTGGGCTTCTTGGATGGGTACAGCCCTGGAGCAGTGGTGACTTGGGCGCTTGGCTCTATGTTGGCCTTAGCCATCACCATAGGCTGCGTGCTCGTCTTTGGGAACTCGACCCTGCAGCTCCCACAATGGGGTTACATCCTGCTGC CTGCTCACCAGCAACAGTATCGGGAAGACTTATTTCAGATACCTCCCCTA ATCCCCATGGTTCCCCTGATTCCAGCCCTGAGCATCCTCCTCAACATCTGCTTCATGCTGATACTGAGCTATCTGACTTGGGTGTGCTTCTCCATCTGGCTGCTGATGG GACTTGCAGTGTATTTTGGCTACGGCATCCAGCACAGCAAGGAGAACCAGCGGGAGCTGCCAGGGCCGAACTCCACACACGACGTGGTATTCC GGGGCAGCCTGGAAGAGACAGTGCAGGCTGTGCAGCCCCCCAGCCAGGCACCAGCACAGGACCCTGACCCTATGGAGTAG